A genomic segment from Streptomyces sp. NBC_01233 encodes:
- a CDS encoding MFS transporter translates to MSALEPRVPQRTETPIPPLQQGGILGPAYRTLSIGIISVVFLIAFEATAVGTAMPVAARELEGIGLYAFAFSAYFTTSLFGMVLSGQWADRQGPLRPLAVGIAAFASGLVVSGTAGAMWVFVLGRAVQGFGGGLVIVALYVVVSRAYEERLRPAIMAAFAASWVVPSIVGPLASGTVTEHLGWRWVFLGIPALVVVPLMVALPAIRRTASGPVDPGAPPVAFDRRRIRLALGISLGAGLLQYAAQDLRWLSLVPGIAGAALLVPAVLGLLPRGTYLARRGLPSVVLLRGVAAGSFIAAESFVPLMLVTQRGLSPTLAGFSLALGGVTWAGGSWVQSKGRMAPYRERLMVTGMVMVALAIAAAPAVLIESVPVWTLALAWAVGCLGMGLVIGSTSVLLLKLSAPEEAGANSAALQISDALANVVLLAGGGAAFAALGGGAVGASHALTDGASASHPAAFVVVFLPMACVALVGAWVATRLEPAEA, encoded by the coding sequence ATGAGTGCCCTTGAGCCGCGCGTGCCCCAGAGAACCGAAACACCGATCCCGCCCCTGCAGCAGGGCGGGATCCTCGGGCCCGCGTACCGGACGCTCAGCATCGGGATCATCTCCGTCGTCTTCCTGATCGCCTTCGAGGCCACCGCCGTGGGGACGGCCATGCCCGTCGCCGCGCGCGAGCTGGAGGGGATCGGGCTGTACGCCTTCGCCTTCTCCGCCTACTTCACGACCAGCCTCTTCGGCATGGTCCTGTCCGGGCAGTGGGCCGACCGGCAGGGGCCGCTGCGGCCGCTGGCCGTCGGCATCGCCGCGTTCGCCTCCGGGCTCGTCGTCTCCGGGACCGCCGGCGCGATGTGGGTGTTCGTGCTCGGCCGGGCCGTGCAGGGCTTCGGCGGCGGGCTGGTCATCGTCGCCCTGTACGTGGTGGTCAGCCGGGCCTACGAGGAGCGGCTGCGACCCGCCATCATGGCCGCCTTCGCCGCGAGCTGGGTGGTCCCCTCGATCGTCGGGCCGCTCGCCTCGGGGACGGTCACCGAGCACCTCGGGTGGCGGTGGGTGTTCCTCGGGATCCCCGCCCTGGTCGTCGTACCGCTGATGGTGGCCCTGCCCGCGATCCGGCGGACCGCGTCCGGGCCCGTCGACCCCGGCGCGCCGCCCGTGGCCTTCGACCGGCGGCGGATCCGGCTGGCCCTCGGGATCTCGCTGGGCGCGGGCCTGCTCCAGTACGCCGCCCAGGACCTGCGGTGGCTGTCGCTGGTGCCGGGCATCGCCGGGGCGGCCCTGCTGGTGCCCGCCGTGCTGGGGCTGCTGCCGCGCGGGACGTACCTGGCGCGGCGCGGACTGCCGTCCGTGGTGCTGCTGCGCGGGGTGGCCGCGGGTTCGTTCATCGCGGCGGAGAGCTTCGTACCGCTGATGCTGGTCACCCAGCGGGGGCTGAGCCCGACGCTGGCCGGGTTCTCGCTCGCGCTCGGCGGTGTGACCTGGGCGGGCGGCTCGTGGGTGCAGTCGAAGGGGCGGATGGCCCCGTACCGGGAACGGCTGATGGTGACCGGGATGGTGATGGTGGCCCTGGCCATCGCCGCGGCGCCCGCCGTGCTGATCGAGTCCGTGCCGGTGTGGACGCTGGCGCTGGCCTGGGCGGTCGGCTGCCTGGGCATGGGACTGGTGATCGGCTCCACGAGCGTGCTGCTGCTGAAGCTGTCGGCGCCGGAGGAGGCGGGGGCCAACTCCGCCGCGCTGCAGATCTCCGACGCGCTGGCGAACGTGGTCCTGCTGGCGGGTGGCGGCGCCGCCTTCGCCGCACTGGGGGGTGGAGCCGTCGGCGCCTCCCACGCCCTGACGGACGGGGCGTCGGCCTCGCACCCCGCCGCCTTCGTAGTGGTGTTCCTGCCGATGGCCTGCGTGGCACTGGTGGGGGCGTGGGTGGCGACCCGGCTGGAGCCCGCCGAGGCGTGA
- the mycP gene encoding type VII secretion-associated serine protease mycosin, with product MRMRKATSALVGLLLTGVAATPAHAETIRSRQWHLDTMKADEIWKITTGKGITVAVIDTGVNRIPELEGQVLPGAVFPVGDAPGDKDNDYYGHGTGISAMIAATGKHPSGDGAFGLAPGVKILPIRVPDMLEGANTPSMVQGIRYAADSEAKVINISMGLPSKPEEDAERAAAVKYALSKGKLIFAAVGNYGDSTNELAYPAGTPGVVGVGAVDSNGKPTKESQHGPQVDMAAPGIDIVTACKGKTGLCKTSGTSDASALASASAALLWSAHPDWTNNQVLRVLLNTAGKPTDGVERNDYIGYGIVRPRIAVPTPGDPGPADVYPLPDLAAAENAGKSPSPSADGKAPDAAASKPAAKAEEKKSGSSLPWIALGLGACVLIGGAVTVVVVRRNR from the coding sequence ATGCGCATGCGTAAGGCGACCTCGGCCCTGGTGGGCCTCCTGCTGACCGGGGTCGCCGCGACCCCGGCCCACGCGGAGACCATTCGATCGCGGCAATGGCATCTCGACACCATGAAGGCCGACGAGATTTGGAAGATTACCACCGGGAAGGGAATCACCGTTGCGGTGATCGATACCGGCGTTAACCGCATCCCGGAACTGGAAGGGCAGGTTCTCCCCGGCGCGGTCTTCCCTGTTGGCGATGCCCCGGGCGACAAGGACAACGACTATTACGGCCACGGCACCGGCATTTCCGCGATGATCGCTGCTACCGGAAAGCACCCAAGTGGTGACGGTGCATTCGGGCTTGCACCCGGAGTCAAGATTCTTCCGATCCGTGTGCCGGACATGCTGGAAGGGGCGAACACCCCTTCGATGGTCCAGGGTATTCGGTACGCGGCAGACTCGGAGGCCAAGGTCATCAATATTTCCATGGGTCTGCCCAGCAAACCTGAGGAAGATGCGGAGCGGGCCGCCGCTGTGAAGTACGCGCTCTCGAAGGGCAAGCTAATCTTTGCTGCCGTTGGCAATTACGGTGATTCGACCAACGAGCTGGCCTACCCAGCCGGGACCCCCGGAGTCGTGGGCGTCGGAGCCGTGGACAGCAACGGCAAGCCGACCAAGGAGTCTCAGCACGGCCCCCAGGTGGACATGGCCGCACCTGGCATCGACATTGTCACCGCATGCAAGGGTAAAACGGGCCTCTGTAAGACCTCTGGCACCAGTGACGCCTCCGCCCTAGCCTCCGCCTCCGCCGCCCTCCTCTGGTCCGCTCACCCCGACTGGACCAACAACCAGGTCCTGCGCGTCCTCCTGAACACCGCAGGCAAGCCCACCGACGGCGTCGAGCGCAACGACTACATCGGCTACGGCATCGTCCGCCCCCGGATCGCGGTTCCCACCCCCGGCGACCCCGGCCCGGCCGACGTCTACCCGCTGCCCGACCTGGCGGCTGCGGAGAACGCGGGCAAGTCCCCCTCGCCCTCCGCAGACGGCAAGGCCCCCGACGCCGCCGCGTCCAAGCCGGCGGCGAAGGCCGAGGAGAAGAAGAGCGGTAGCTCACTTCCCTGGATCGCGCTCGGCCTGGGAGCCTGCGTGCTCATCGGTGGCGCCGTGACCGTGGTCGTCGTACGCCGCAATCGCTGA
- a CDS encoding WXG100 family type VII secretion target → MTDFEGFTHQQMRDMIASLDPASVQTRADQLAAAAAKINAIGDALKRHVVTGWEGEGADAFQLWVGRAGNATLRLGEYSAKGGEWMGKVVQTMTEATKMVAVDKTATKNLEAALNHPNDPDASTVRAEAQSMLDADHREAVRLMTNLAQSYQLSSTEMDKATIPTFPPPPGELVPKVSYGDQDMARPGGESGGGGGSTGSSYTTTGASHSTSSSDPGSVTGRSLQPDNTVPSASVPSIPDREVDVDLDSVAVLPDRTVPPVTTTPGPLPTGPVSPTPGPVLPPMGFPPVGGMKPPSLTGPGIGPYPGLGGPGTPPPGGKPLGTPGMLPRDSGITGGKPVTSTGPSSGIPRGNVIGEGTHAGRGMGGGMGPGFGGGHGGQNGFAAGRRLASEPGGIVGGKPGTGARPIAGGQPFTQGGSGLVRNGAGAMGHAGARAQTPGKRRDDQGGERADYLAEDEETWQANRRVVPPVID, encoded by the coding sequence ATGACGGATTTTGAAGGCTTCACGCACCAGCAGATGCGGGACATGATCGCTTCGCTGGACCCTGCCTCGGTCCAGACGCGGGCCGACCAACTGGCGGCGGCCGCCGCGAAGATCAATGCGATCGGCGATGCGCTCAAGCGCCACGTCGTGACCGGCTGGGAGGGCGAAGGAGCCGACGCCTTCCAGTTGTGGGTGGGCCGTGCGGGCAACGCGACGCTGCGCCTGGGCGAGTACAGCGCCAAGGGCGGGGAGTGGATGGGCAAGGTCGTCCAGACGATGACCGAGGCCACGAAGATGGTCGCCGTCGACAAGACCGCGACCAAGAACCTCGAAGCGGCCCTCAACCACCCCAACGACCCGGATGCGTCGACGGTCCGCGCGGAGGCGCAGTCGATGCTGGACGCGGACCACCGCGAGGCCGTGCGGCTGATGACCAACCTGGCGCAGTCGTACCAGCTGTCGTCCACGGAGATGGACAAGGCGACGATCCCGACGTTCCCGCCGCCGCCGGGTGAGCTTGTGCCTAAGGTGAGCTATGGCGATCAGGACATGGCGAGGCCTGGAGGCGAGTCTGGCGGAGGGGGCGGCTCGACAGGCTCCTCGTACACGACGACGGGGGCGTCGCACAGTACGTCCTCGAGTGACCCCGGATCGGTGACCGGGCGTTCGCTGCAGCCGGACAACACGGTCCCGTCGGCGTCCGTTCCGTCGATTCCGGACCGCGAGGTGGACGTGGACCTCGACAGCGTCGCGGTGCTTCCGGACCGGACTGTGCCTCCAGTGACGACCACGCCCGGCCCGCTGCCCACGGGTCCCGTCAGCCCCACCCCCGGACCCGTCCTCCCGCCCATGGGCTTCCCGCCGGTCGGCGGTATGAAGCCGCCCAGCCTCACCGGCCCGGGCATCGGCCCGTACCCGGGACTGGGCGGTCCCGGCACTCCTCCTCCCGGTGGCAAGCCCCTTGGCACGCCCGGAATGCTCCCGCGCGACAGCGGTATCACGGGCGGCAAGCCTGTGACGTCCACTGGCCCCAGCTCGGGTATCCCGCGTGGCAACGTCATCGGTGAAGGCACTCACGCCGGCCGGGGCATGGGTGGCGGCATGGGTCCCGGCTTCGGCGGTGGCCACGGCGGCCAGAACGGCTTCGCGGCAGGTCGTCGACTCGCCTCGGAGCCGGGAGGCATCGTCGGAGGGAAGCCGGGTACGGGAGCTCGGCCGATCGCGGGCGGCCAGCCGTTCACCCAGGGCGGCTCGGGCCTCGTGCGCAACGGCGCTGGTGCCATGGGGCACGCGGGTGCACGGGCGCAGACCCCGGGCAAGCGGCGGGACGACCAGGGGGGCGAACGCGCCGACTACCTGGCCGAGGACGAAGAGACCTGGCAGGCCAACCGTCGTGTTGTCCCGCCTGTGATCGACTGA
- a CDS encoding xanthine dehydrogenase family protein molybdopterin-binding subunit produces MTALAAPSAEASEQQVPRGIGASVPATDARAKTEGTFPYAADLWAEGLLWAAVLRSPHAHARILSIDTTAAAAMPGVRAVVTHADVPGATTHGRRIADRPVFAHDVVRHHGEPIAAVAADHPDTARLAAAAIAVEYELLDPVTDPEQSFGAPALHPDGNLIRHIPLRYGDPEATGDVVVEGLYRIGRQDPAPIGAEAGLAVPRPDGGVELYTASTDPHTDRALAAACFGLEPDRVRVVVTGVPGATADREDAAFQLPLGLLALRTGCPVKLAATREESFLGHTHRHPTLLRYRHHADAEGRLVKVEAQILMDAGAYADASAESLAAAVAFACGPYVVPHAFVEGWAVRTNNPPSGHVRGEGAMQVCAAYEGQMDKLAAALGMDGAELRMRNVLATGDLLPTGQTVTCPAPVAELLRAVRDFELPALPKDTPEDDWLLPGGPEGAGEPGAVRRGVGYGVGMVHMLGAEGTDEVSTATVKVVNGAATVICAAVDTGQGFGTLARQIVQEVLGVEEVAVAPVDTDQPPAGPSAHGRHTWVSGGAVERAAKMVRTQLLQPMAHKLGMSTELLQIADGRITSYDGAFSMSVSEAIEGKELWATAQCRPHPTEPLDADGQGDAFVGLAFCAIRAVVDVDIELGSVRVVELAVAQDVGRILNPRQLEARIEAGVTQGVGAALTENLRTVSGLVRHPDLTGYALPTSLDAPAVRIVKLVEERDVVAPFGAKAASAIPVVTTPAAIASAVRAATGRPVNRLPIRPSAAVASPNS; encoded by the coding sequence GTGACGGCCCTGGCCGCCCCGTCGGCGGAGGCCTCGGAGCAGCAGGTGCCGCGCGGCATCGGCGCGTCCGTGCCCGCCACCGACGCCCGCGCCAAGACCGAGGGCACCTTCCCCTACGCCGCCGACCTGTGGGCCGAGGGCCTCCTGTGGGCCGCCGTGCTGCGCTCCCCGCACGCCCACGCCCGCATCCTGTCCATCGACACCACGGCCGCCGCCGCAATGCCCGGCGTGCGCGCCGTCGTCACCCACGCCGACGTCCCCGGCGCCACCACGCACGGCCGCCGGATCGCCGACCGGCCGGTGTTCGCGCACGACGTCGTTCGCCACCACGGCGAGCCCATCGCCGCCGTTGCCGCCGACCACCCGGACACCGCGCGGCTCGCCGCGGCCGCGATCGCCGTCGAGTACGAGCTCCTCGACCCGGTGACCGACCCCGAGCAGTCCTTCGGCGCGCCCGCCCTGCACCCGGACGGCAACCTGATCCGGCACATCCCGCTGCGCTACGGCGACCCGGAGGCGACCGGCGACGTGGTCGTCGAGGGCCTGTACCGGATCGGCCGCCAGGACCCTGCCCCCATCGGCGCCGAGGCCGGACTGGCCGTGCCGCGGCCCGACGGCGGCGTGGAGCTCTACACCGCCTCCACCGACCCGCACACCGACCGCGCCCTCGCCGCCGCCTGCTTCGGCCTGGAACCGGACCGCGTACGCGTGGTGGTCACCGGCGTGCCGGGCGCCACGGCGGACCGCGAGGACGCCGCCTTCCAGCTCCCGCTCGGCCTGCTCGCCCTGCGCACGGGCTGCCCGGTCAAACTGGCCGCCACCCGCGAGGAGTCCTTCCTCGGCCACACCCACCGGCACCCGACCCTGCTGCGCTACCGCCACCACGCGGACGCGGAGGGCCGCCTGGTCAAGGTCGAGGCGCAGATCCTGATGGACGCGGGTGCGTACGCCGACGCCTCCGCGGAATCCCTGGCGGCGGCGGTGGCCTTCGCCTGCGGCCCGTACGTCGTCCCGCACGCCTTCGTGGAAGGCTGGGCGGTCCGCACCAACAACCCCCCCTCCGGCCACGTCCGCGGCGAGGGCGCCATGCAGGTGTGCGCCGCGTACGAAGGCCAGATGGACAAACTGGCCGCAGCCCTCGGCATGGACGGTGCGGAACTGCGCATGCGCAACGTCCTGGCGACGGGAGACCTGCTCCCCACCGGCCAGACCGTGACCTGCCCGGCCCCCGTGGCGGAACTGCTGCGCGCGGTCCGCGACTTCGAGCTGCCCGCCCTCCCGAAGGACACCCCGGAGGACGACTGGCTGCTGCCGGGCGGCCCGGAGGGCGCGGGCGAGCCGGGCGCGGTGCGCCGGGGCGTCGGCTACGGCGTCGGCATGGTGCACATGCTCGGCGCGGAGGGCACGGACGAGGTCTCGACGGCCACCGTGAAGGTCGTCAACGGCGCGGCCACGGTCATCTGCGCGGCCGTCGACACCGGGCAGGGCTTCGGCACGCTGGCCCGCCAGATCGTCCAGGAGGTGCTGGGCGTCGAGGAGGTGGCGGTGGCCCCCGTGGACACCGACCAGCCGCCGGCGGGCCCGTCGGCACACGGCCGCCACACGTGGGTGTCGGGCGGCGCGGTGGAGCGCGCGGCCAAGATGGTCCGCACCCAACTCCTGCAGCCCATGGCCCACAAGCTGGGCATGTCGACGGAGCTCCTGCAGATCGCGGACGGCCGGATCACGTCGTACGACGGCGCCTTCTCGATGAGCGTCTCGGAGGCCATAGAGGGCAAGGAGCTCTGGGCCACGGCCCAGTGCCGCCCGCACCCGACGGAGCCCCTGGACGCGGACGGCCAGGGCGACGCCTTCGTGGGCCTCGCCTTCTGCGCGATCCGCGCGGTGGTGGACGTGGACATCGAACTCGGCTCGGTACGGGTCGTGGAGCTCGCGGTCGCCCAGGACGTGGGCCGCATCCTCAACCCCCGCCAGCTGGAAGCCCGTATCGAGGCCGGCGTCACCCAGGGCGTCGGCGCGGCCCTGACGGAGAACCTCCGCACGGTCTCCGGCCTGGTCCGCCACCCCGACCTGACGGGCTACGCACTGCCGACGTCGCTGGACGCCCCGGCCGTGCGCATCGTCAAACTCGTCGAGGAACGCGACGTGGTGGCCCCCTTCGGCGCGAAGGCGGCGAGCGCGATCCCGGTGGTGACGACCCCGGCCGCGATCGCCTCGGCGGTACGGGCGGCCACGGGCCGCCCGGTCAACAGGCTCCCGATCAGGCCGTCGGCGGCGGTAGCATCGCCCAACTCGTGA
- a CDS encoding (2Fe-2S)-binding protein: MSENENENANVTQGNGTASWGWEPVPQGGEYDSDATAFVKLPQDMLDALGTGEPLAAPGHGYVPPPMIVPLGSATTDPAATGTWTIPVQWPEAGGSAQAAEPGSAGGSGPGAGSGSVGGPIPASIPIPASVAAAFAEAEPEPLSDPGATAEWRFPEAAQEPEAASSATGQWAVPEFSEFPGQQGDFRPGGLDADWSQAPATLPGGAPAPWAYLTQQPAGDPDAHLDGNLDAGVLPGVLPGTDEAAAASAAAAAATAHGAGRLLGGPGVGAAGRGPRVLGGPGVGTPLPDGEPVHPAPHDIEAAHGPAAEQAEGARTADHAERAGYVGNMGPAGHAEHVGHAEQGEHAGHGEPVDHAGYAGHAGPGAYAGPALPAGTDGRGFTAFGEAPEPGGAAEPAAAQPVAAGGLDLFGGVRAEAAPAGPAQPAGPAQPAGPAQPAGPAQPGGTDGHGFAAFGHAVPEPEPEPEPEPVADDAAPGAEPALPEPGPAAADAGSPEEPAAAEPPAGPTPSADTADSDAALPDAGTGQGVPAEVATYEEGTAAEAVAHHEHPQASYVLRVNGADRPVTGAWIGESLLYVLRERLGLAGAKDGCSQGECGACAVQVDGRLVASCLVPAATAAGSEVRTVEGLATDGELSDVQQALCRSGAVQCGFCVPGMAMTIHDLLEGNHAPSELETRQALCGNLCRCSGYAGVVDAVREVVAEREAAAAESPDQAPGQAPGQAPEARIPHQAAPGEGGIHHGGTA, from the coding sequence ATGAGCGAGAACGAGAACGAGAACGCGAACGTGACCCAGGGGAACGGCACGGCGAGCTGGGGCTGGGAACCGGTCCCGCAGGGCGGCGAGTACGACTCGGACGCCACTGCCTTCGTGAAACTGCCGCAGGACATGCTGGACGCGCTCGGCACCGGGGAGCCCCTCGCGGCGCCCGGGCACGGGTACGTGCCGCCGCCGATGATCGTGCCGCTCGGCTCGGCCACCACGGATCCGGCGGCCACGGGCACGTGGACGATCCCGGTGCAGTGGCCGGAGGCGGGGGGCTCGGCCCAGGCGGCCGAGCCGGGGTCCGCGGGCGGTTCGGGTCCGGGGGCCGGATCCGGGTCGGTGGGCGGGCCGATTCCGGCGTCGATCCCGATTCCGGCGTCGGTCGCGGCGGCGTTCGCCGAGGCGGAGCCGGAGCCGCTGTCCGATCCCGGTGCGACGGCGGAGTGGCGGTTCCCGGAGGCGGCGCAGGAGCCCGAGGCCGCCTCTTCGGCGACCGGCCAGTGGGCCGTCCCCGAGTTCTCCGAATTCCCCGGACAGCAGGGCGACTTCCGGCCGGGCGGGCTGGACGCGGACTGGAGCCAGGCCCCGGCGACGCTGCCGGGCGGCGCTCCGGCGCCGTGGGCGTACCTGACGCAGCAGCCGGCCGGGGACCCGGACGCCCACCTGGACGGGAACCTGGACGCGGGCGTACTGCCGGGCGTTCTGCCGGGCACGGACGAGGCCGCGGCGGCTTCGGCCGCCGCTGCCGCCGCGACGGCGCACGGCGCCGGGCGGCTGCTCGGGGGACCCGGAGTGGGCGCCGCCGGGCGCGGGCCGCGCGTGCTGGGCGGCCCCGGTGTGGGCACCCCGCTCCCGGACGGCGAGCCGGTGCACCCGGCCCCGCACGACATCGAGGCCGCCCACGGCCCGGCGGCGGAGCAGGCCGAGGGCGCCCGGACGGCCGATCACGCGGAGCGCGCCGGGTACGTCGGGAACATGGGCCCGGCCGGGCACGCGGAGCACGTCGGTCACGCGGAGCAGGGCGAGCACGCCGGGCACGGCGAGCCCGTGGACCACGCCGGGTACGCGGGGCACGCCGGGCCCGGCGCGTACGCCGGGCCGGCGCTGCCCGCGGGCACCGACGGGCGCGGTTTCACGGCCTTCGGCGAAGCGCCGGAGCCGGGCGGGGCCGCCGAGCCCGCCGCCGCGCAGCCGGTGGCTGCCGGCGGCTTGGACCTCTTCGGCGGAGTGCGGGCCGAGGCGGCTCCCGCCGGGCCCGCGCAGCCCGCCGGGCCCGCGCAGCCCGCCGGGCCCGCGCAGCCCGCCGGGCCCGCGCAGCCCGGGGGCACCGACGGCCACGGCTTCGCGGCCTTCGGCCACGCGGTGCCGGAGCCGGAGCCCGAGCCGGAGCCCGAGCCCGTGGCGGACGACGCCGCGCCCGGGGCGGAGCCGGCCCTGCCGGAGCCCGGCCCCGCGGCTGCCGACGCCGGTTCACCCGAGGAGCCGGCCGCGGCGGAGCCCCCGGCCGGCCCCACGCCGAGTGCGGACACCGCCGACAGCGACGCGGCACTCCCGGACGCGGGGACCGGCCAAGGGGTCCCGGCCGAGGTGGCGACGTACGAAGAAGGAACGGCGGCCGAGGCCGTCGCCCATCACGAGCACCCGCAGGCCTCCTACGTCCTGCGCGTCAACGGCGCCGACCGGCCCGTCACCGGTGCCTGGATCGGCGAGTCCCTGCTCTACGTGCTGCGCGAGCGCCTCGGCCTCGCCGGCGCCAAGGACGGCTGCTCGCAGGGCGAGTGCGGCGCCTGCGCCGTGCAGGTCGACGGCCGGCTCGTCGCCTCCTGCCTGGTCCCGGCCGCGACGGCCGCCGGCAGCGAGGTCCGCACCGTCGAGGGGCTCGCGACGGACGGGGAACTCTCGGACGTGCAGCAGGCGTTGTGCAGGTCGGGTGCGGTGCAGTGCGGGTTCTGCGTGCCCGGCATGGCCATGACCATCCACGACCTGCTGGAGGGCAACCACGCCCCCAGCGAGCTGGAGACCCGTCAGGCGCTGTGCGGCAACCTCTGCCGCTGCTCCGGCTACGCGGGGGTCGTCGACGCCGTGCGCGAGGTCGTGGCCGAGCGCGAGGCGGCCGCCGCCGAGTCCCCGGACCAGGCCCCGGGCCAGGCTCCGGGCCAGGCTCCGGAGGCGCGCATCCCGCACCAGGCAGCGCCCGGCGAGGGCGGCATCCACCACGGAGGCACGGCGTGA
- a CDS encoding FAD binding domain-containing protein: MTTHAPHALHAPDSSQGPQGPQAAQSVTLPASLDEAVAALTAMPAAVPVAGGTDLMAAVNAGLLRPAALVGLGRINEIRGWQYQDGHALLGAGLTHARMGRPDFAALIPALAAAARAAGPPQIRNAGTLGGNIATAAPTGDALPVLAALEAVLVIVGPGGQREIPVSYLLAGREMLRPGELIGFVRVPLLHAPQVFLKATGRTGPGRAVASVGLVLDPARRGVRCAIGAVAPMPLRPLEAEQWVASLIDWDGERSLAPEALEAFGEYVAAACVPDQGEPVAPGVLHLRRTVAVLARRALGRALTS, from the coding sequence TTGACCACGCACGCACCGCATGCACTGCACGCACCGGATTCATCTCAGGGCCCCCAGGGGCCCCAGGCGGCGCAGTCCGTGACACTGCCGGCCTCGCTCGACGAGGCCGTGGCGGCGCTCACCGCCATGCCCGCGGCCGTGCCCGTCGCGGGTGGCACCGACCTCATGGCCGCCGTCAACGCAGGGCTGCTGCGGCCCGCCGCGCTGGTGGGCCTGGGCCGGATCAACGAGATCCGCGGCTGGCAGTACCAGGACGGCCACGCGCTGCTCGGCGCCGGCCTCACCCACGCGCGGATGGGACGGCCGGATTTCGCCGCCCTGATCCCCGCGCTGGCCGCCGCCGCGCGTGCCGCCGGGCCCCCGCAGATCCGTAACGCGGGCACCCTCGGCGGGAACATCGCCACCGCCGCGCCCACGGGAGACGCGCTGCCCGTACTGGCCGCGCTGGAGGCCGTCCTCGTGATCGTCGGCCCGGGCGGGCAGCGGGAGATCCCGGTGTCGTACCTGCTGGCCGGCCGCGAGATGCTGCGGCCCGGCGAGCTGATCGGTTTCGTCCGCGTCCCGCTGCTGCATGCGCCGCAGGTGTTCCTGAAGGCCACGGGACGTACCGGGCCGGGGCGCGCCGTGGCGTCCGTGGGGCTCGTACTGGATCCCGCGCGCCGGGGTGTGCGCTGTGCGATCGGTGCGGTGGCCCCGATGCCGCTGCGGCCCCTGGAGGCCGAGCAGTGGGTGGCCTCGCTGATCGACTGGGACGGCGAGCGGAGCCTGGCCCCCGAGGCGCTGGAGGCCTTCGGCGAGTACGTCGCGGCCGCCTGCGTGCCCGACCAGGGGGAGCCGGTGGCTCCCGGTGTACTGCATCTGCGGCGGACGGTGGCCGTGCTGGCACGCAGGGCCCTGGGGAGGGCACTGACCTCATGA